The Paenibacillus sp. G2S3 region CTCCAGCAAGACTGAAGGCTCTAGCGACATTGCTACCAATTAGCAGAATGATGATAGCCACAATTACGGGAAGCAGTACCATCGTGAGCGTGAAGCTCTGCGAGTAACCACCTGGGTTGGTCTTCATGTAGGTGTAGCTAATGATTCCGCCAAGTGCAATAGCTATAAAAATAGTTAGAATAGCGTTGGTAAACGTTAATTCCGTACTCGTTGCAACGGTAAATAATGAATCAAGCATAAAGAGCACTCCCTCGTTCTGTTTTACTGTTCTTCAGCATTTTTTTATATTCGTTACCGTACTTGGAGAAGCTTGTACGGTACATTTGATGCTCAGAGAGCATTTTCGCCAGCCAGACCGGAATCGTATTCTCAGCCTTCACTTCCATCAGCCATTGGCCCGGCTCCAGCAAAGGCTCGCCATAGACGCCATGCTCCATCTTCAGATCGTATCGCCGGCTTCGGATGTTCGTATCGAACGTAATTCTTAAATCGCGATTATTTTTACAGAACAACGCTTTGCGGTCATAAGACAGATACACCTTAGGCTGCAATTCGTACCGTGTTAAAAAGTATTTAATCTCTTCAATTACCTGTTTGTTCATGTAATCCTTGAATTC contains the following coding sequences:
- a CDS encoding polyphosphate polymerase domain-containing protein, which encodes MAIEVFNRYENKYLLDNEAYYKFYNQLLEYMELDDFNKQHEFYSITNLYYDTAHNTLIRNSLAKPKYKEKLRLRAYGVPNQDTKVYLEIKKKVFGLVNKRRTSLKLNEAYDFVGTGREPEFKDYMNKQVIEEIKYFLTRYELQPKVYLSYDRKALFCKNNRDLRITFDTNIRSRRYDLKMEHGVYGEPLLEPGQWLMEVKAENTIPVWLAKMLSEHQMYRTSFSKYGNEYKKMLKNSKTERGSALYA